One part of the Solanum dulcamara chromosome 8, daSolDulc1.2, whole genome shotgun sequence genome encodes these proteins:
- the LOC129899433 gene encoding E3 ubiquitin-protein ligase SIS3-like isoform X1, whose protein sequence is MKGADFKWYDGFFLSMLATSIIIVAMNWKRYHLCIYPLHIWIVVDYTTVFLFRLLMFVDNGLAAGMGLDLGWQQRYTRFRGRIVVLSILALFLYPFLWAWTIIGTLWFTSARNCLPEEGQKWGFLIWLLFSYCGLVGIACISIGKWLTRRQAHSVRAQQGIPTSEFGVLVDMIRVPDWTFAAAGQEMRAMGPDATSYHPGLYLTQAQTEAVEALIQELPKFRLKAVPTDCSECPICLEEFRMGNEVRGLPCAHNFHVECIDEWLRLNVKCPRCRSSVFPNLDLSALSNIRTDSEGSTANVVTAAQYVRSQPYSQSYLLRLQGLLRPVRTQDAGLGSEVDPADNNNQASTPHSHGNVEPVQIVVEQSPREQ, encoded by the exons ATGAAAGGTGCAGATTTTAAATG GTACGACGGGTTCTTCCTGTCAATGTTAGCAACCAGTAT AATTATTGTGGCGATGAATTGGAAGCGGTACCATCTTTGTATATACCCGTTGCACATTTGGATTGTG GTTGACTACACAACAGTGTTTCTTTTTCGGCTCTTGATGTTTGTTGATAATGGACTTGCTGCTGGAATGGGATT GGATTTGGGTTGGCAGCAGAGATATACTCGCTTTCGTGGAAGAAtagttgttctttcaattcttgCCCTATTTCTGTATCCTTTTCTTTGGGCTTGGACCATTATCGGGACTTTATGGTTCACTAGTGCGAGAAACTGT TTGCCAGAAGAAGGTCAAAAGTGGGGTTTCCTTATTTGGTTGCTGTTCAGCTACTGTGGACTCGTTGGCATAGCTTGCATATCAATTGGGAAG TGGTTAACTAGAAGACAAGCCCATTCTGTACGTGCTCAACAAGGAATTCCTACTTCAGAATTCGGG GTGCTGGTTGACATGATCAGAGTGCCAGATTGGACTTTTGCAGCAGCAGGACAGGAGATGAGAGCAATGGGTCCTGATGCTACTTCTTATCATCCAGGACTTTACTTAACCCAAGCTCAG ACGGAAGCAGTGGAAGCACTCATTCAGGAACTACCAAAGTTCCGGCTGAAGGCTGTTCCTACTGACTGTAGCGAGTGTCCTATCTGTTTGGAAGAGTTTCGCATGGGAAACGAG GTTCGTGGTCTGCCTTGTGCTCACAACTTTCACGTGGAATGCATTGATGAATGGCTTCGGTTAAACGTGAAATGCCCTAGATGCCGCTCTTCTGTTTTTCCAAATCTTGATCTCAGTGCTTTATCCAATATCCGAACTGATTCAGAGGGGTCAACAGCCAATGTTGTGACAGCAGCGCAGTATGTGAGATCCCAACCCTACAGCCAGAGCTACCTGCTGAGATTACAAGGTTTGCTCCGCCCTGTGCGCACACAGGATGCTGGCCTGGGCAGTGAGGTAGATCCAGCTGATAACAACAACCAAGCATCGACACCTCATAGTCATGGAAACGTGGAACCTGTACAAATTGTAGTGGAACAGTCCCCGAGGGAGCAATAA
- the LOC129899433 gene encoding E3 ubiquitin-protein ligase SIS3-like isoform X2, giving the protein MFVDNGLAAGMGLDLGWQQRYTRFRGRIVVLSILALFLYPFLWAWTIIGTLWFTSARNCLPEEGQKWGFLIWLLFSYCGLVGIACISIGKWLTRRQAHSVRAQQGIPTSEFGVLVDMIRVPDWTFAAAGQEMRAMGPDATSYHPGLYLTQAQTEAVEALIQELPKFRLKAVPTDCSECPICLEEFRMGNEVRGLPCAHNFHVECIDEWLRLNVKCPRCRSSVFPNLDLSALSNIRTDSEGSTANVVTAAQYVRSQPYSQSYLLRLQGLLRPVRTQDAGLGSEVDPADNNNQASTPHSHGNVEPVQIVVEQSPREQ; this is encoded by the exons ATGTTTGTTGATAATGGACTTGCTGCTGGAATGGGATT GGATTTGGGTTGGCAGCAGAGATATACTCGCTTTCGTGGAAGAAtagttgttctttcaattcttgCCCTATTTCTGTATCCTTTTCTTTGGGCTTGGACCATTATCGGGACTTTATGGTTCACTAGTGCGAGAAACTGT TTGCCAGAAGAAGGTCAAAAGTGGGGTTTCCTTATTTGGTTGCTGTTCAGCTACTGTGGACTCGTTGGCATAGCTTGCATATCAATTGGGAAG TGGTTAACTAGAAGACAAGCCCATTCTGTACGTGCTCAACAAGGAATTCCTACTTCAGAATTCGGG GTGCTGGTTGACATGATCAGAGTGCCAGATTGGACTTTTGCAGCAGCAGGACAGGAGATGAGAGCAATGGGTCCTGATGCTACTTCTTATCATCCAGGACTTTACTTAACCCAAGCTCAG ACGGAAGCAGTGGAAGCACTCATTCAGGAACTACCAAAGTTCCGGCTGAAGGCTGTTCCTACTGACTGTAGCGAGTGTCCTATCTGTTTGGAAGAGTTTCGCATGGGAAACGAG GTTCGTGGTCTGCCTTGTGCTCACAACTTTCACGTGGAATGCATTGATGAATGGCTTCGGTTAAACGTGAAATGCCCTAGATGCCGCTCTTCTGTTTTTCCAAATCTTGATCTCAGTGCTTTATCCAATATCCGAACTGATTCAGAGGGGTCAACAGCCAATGTTGTGACAGCAGCGCAGTATGTGAGATCCCAACCCTACAGCCAGAGCTACCTGCTGAGATTACAAGGTTTGCTCCGCCCTGTGCGCACACAGGATGCTGGCCTGGGCAGTGAGGTAGATCCAGCTGATAACAACAACCAAGCATCGACACCTCATAGTCATGGAAACGTGGAACCTGTACAAATTGTAGTGGAACAGTCCCCGAGGGAGCAATAA
- the LOC129898631 gene encoding protein EXECUTER 2, chloroplastic codes for MAAANAWAAATVRLSPSSSSSASSNYFVNFPNKSFLKNTKSSRLCCRCVTVNSTSNPSADENCNNTCFTSSSDWDWNRWTRYFSEIEQAESYASVLKFQLEEAIDKEDFEEAAKLKASIAEATSKDSVAEIMSMLKNAIDEERYHDASRLCRSTGSGLVGWWVGYSKDSDDPFGRLIRITPGVGRFIGRSYTPKQLVKASPGTPLFEIFVVKDGNDTYNMQVVFLQRAKGSAASSNPSSKSKPMKGPSSAEIENRAVIDVKVDEAEAEKSNEKSIDFEGAAEEGIRSVINFLKDKIPDLKVKVMKVNITEEITDDGDSVKQFLEEEDENTISSEETDGTTSDLDNMNPDRVTVGGDSGTSEEGKTVDTKLFVGGVLHNKEDNPVKDEFVRLPVEIKDVARDSFVLHIPKRPGDHDVEENTASSVNEAAIAAQGISELLPPDVAKAFWSSDKVSSKVSRDVKEMLKLAVSQAQKRYKLSEYTSFSRITTSPGDLDPFEGLYVGAFGPYGTEVVQLRRKYGNWNVNDADKSSNVEFFEYVEAVKLTGDINVPAGQVTFRAKISKGSRLSNRGMYPDELGVLAGYKGQGRIAEYGFKNPRWVEGELLQLNGKGMGPHLKGADLGFLYVIPEHSFLVLFNRLKLPE; via the exons ATGGCTGCGGCCAACGCTTGGGCTGCGGCCACTGTTCGTCTTTCAccgtcttcttcttcatcagcTTCTTCTAATTATTTCGTCAATTTCCCAAATAAATCATTTCTTAAGAACACCAAAAGCTCGAGGCTTTGTTGCCGATGCGTTACTGTAAACAGCACCTCAAATCCCTCTGCTGATGAAAATTGTAACAATACCTGCTTCACTTCTTCCTCAGATTGGGATTGGAACCGCTGGACTAGatatttttctgaaattgaACAAGCTGAGAGCTATGCCTCTGTCTTGAAG TTTCAACTTGAAGAAGCTATAGATAAGGAAGACTTTGAAGAAGCTGCAAAATTGAAAGCATCTATTGCAGAAGCTACATCAAAGGATTCGGTTGCTGAAATTATGTCCATGTTGAAG AATGCAATAGATGAAGAGCGTTATCATGATGCTTCAAGATTGTGCCGAAGTACGGGAAGTGGCTTG GTTGGTTGGTGGGTTGGCTATTCAAAAGATTCAGATGATCCATTTGGTAGACTAATACGTATTACTCCAGGTGTGGGCAGATTTATCGGCAGAAGTTATACTccaaa ACAGTTGGTCAAAGCCTCTCCTGGAACTCCACTGTTTGAGATTTTTGTTGTCAAAGATGGAAATGATACTTACAACATGCAG GTGGTATTCTTGCAGCGAGCCAAAGGAAGTGCAGCAAGTTCAAATCCATCATCCAAGTCTAAGCCAATGAAGGGACCTTCATCTGCTGAAATTGAGAACAGAGCTGTAATTGATGTTAAAGTAGATGAAGCTGAAGCAGAAAAAAGCAATGAGAAGAGCATAGATTTTGAGGGAGCTGCTGAAGAGGGAATAAGAAGTGTGATAAATTTTCTTAAAGATAAAATACCTGATCTGAAAGTGAAAGTAATGAAAGTCAATATTACAGAAGAAATAACAGATGATGGCGATTCAGTGAAGCAATTTctggaagaagaagatgagaaCACTATTTCCAGTGAGGAGACGGATGGAACAACTAGTGATTTGGATAACATGAATCCTGATCGAGTTACTGTAGGAGGAGATAGTGGCACAAGTGAAGAAGGAAAAACTGTAGATACCAAGCTTTTTGTAGGGGGTGTATTACATAATAAAGAAGACAATCCAGTAAAGGACGAGTTTGTTCGTTTACCTGTCGAGATCAAAGATGTGGCAAGGGATTCCTTTGTGCTTCACATTCCTAAGAGACCTGGAGATCATGATGTTGAAGAAAATACTGCATCTAGTGTTAATGAGGCAGCTATTGCAGCTCAGGGTATCTCTGAACTATTGCCCCCTGATGTGGCCAAGGCATTTTGGAGTTCTGATAAAGTTTCTTCAAAA GTTTCTAGAGATGTAAAAGAGATGCTAAAGCTTGCAGTTAGTCAGGCACAGAAGCGATACAAATTATCTGAATACACAAGTTTTAGTCGAATTACAACCTCTCCTGGGGATTTAGATCCTTTTGAAG GTCTATATGTTGGTGCATTTGGACCTTATGGAACTGAGGTAGTGCAATTAAGGCGGAAATATGGTAACTGGAATGTAAATGATGCTGATAAATCCTCTAATGTGGAGTTCTTTGAGTATGTTGAGGCAGTAAAGCTAACAGGGGATATCAATGTGCCTGCAGGCCAG GTGACATTTCGAGCTAAAATAAGTAAAGGAAGTCGTTTGTCCAACAGGGGGATGTATCCAGATGAACTTGGTGTG